The following is a genomic window from Pygocentrus nattereri isolate fPygNat1 chromosome 8, fPygNat1.pri, whole genome shotgun sequence.
aatttctttGTAAGAAGGGTtcgtgaatgaggcccaatgctCTTCTCATTGAAAACCAACAAATTCTATGGCTTCCATGGCAACAGACAAGTAACATTTGACTTGGAGTTCTAACTAAGTGATGATGTCATGAGCCTTAAACCTCATAGGTGACTCACGCCTTCTATATCTGTAACTATGGGCTCTGCCTATTTGTTTGAATGAACAGTCTTCCCTAGAGATTGATTGCACACTCACAAGTaccattcccccctctctccacAGCCCTCCACATGCCGGACTCACTAACCACCCTGTTCATGACTCACTGCTGTAGCTGATATCACAGTCTGGTGGTTTACAAGAATTTCACAGACCTTTCTGGAAATCCAAGACAGCTCAGAGAACGGTACAGGGATGAAAATCTGAATTCCAATTGAATTCCTGACAGACGTCTGATACACTGAGCCCTGCATTTCACTTTATATGCATAAGTTCAAAGATTGCTTTACACGAGTTTCAAACTGAAATTGCAAAACAGTTCATATTTCATCAGCTGTAGCTGTACGATCATAGCTTATGTGATACATGACATTACATAGGCCATATTAGCTGTACTAAAGTACCTAAATGACCGATCATCATAAATAGCAGACTGATCATCTTTTCTTACTCCCTGCCACATACAACAGTTGCACATAAGAAATGAACAATgcaacaataaaaaagcaaaaatagaaactataaaactaagaaaaaaacccccaaaataTTACAATACTATGATGGCTTGATTATTTACATGCCTAAAACTTCAACTAGTCATAGTCTGTCATTTAAAAGTAGCACAATGCTAAAATTCACAGTTAATGTTATTTAATGtcattaaataacatttacacaaatgTTTCTTAAACTTTCACTAAAAATCAATATCATAACATTCCCCCCTTACCCCAGGGATGTCACTCAGCTGAGATAGATTTGGTGTTTGAAAtgtgcttctgttgttttccaCTGGcactacaaagctaatgtagctaacaagtaatagaagcttgtAGCCATCatttagcatcaagctaactcagtggggaaccctcaggaCCTTCAGTGGAGTCCTAATGACTTCTGTGTAATAAAAATCCATTTTTAGTTCAGTCTTATTTGATATTATGATCCTGCTTGTTGTATCTCTGTAAGTACTGTAgtaaatcatttatttcatcGTAAAATTCTGGGTGGAAAGTGTTAGatcttcaggagctgaactgaaggccaaaCGTCTCAGATTAACTATTTCATCATGTTTTGATTCACAATGAGTGGAatcaattttgtgagaaaatcaCTTCAGTCTTTCTTGAAGTCCTGCACACGTCATTGACTGCATTACAGTGCGATATAAGGGAAGACAAGCAGGTGCAGCTCTCACAGAAAGAGCCACAATAAAACTACTAAACATAAGGtaaaaaatatgttaatgtctgttacaagcttcaaccGTAGGGATTTCATCTAGAACGACTAAAAATATTCATGTGAATCATTGTTTGCTTagcgctaacatactactagaatctcATACAAGTGGTAGTGGAAATTTGCATTATAACATGAGGTGCGTTGAGTtggttttccttgtttttggCATTTATTGTTAGAGCTGAAGGCCTAGAATTCTATTCTAATAGTCAAGGTTTGcctctatttaaaaaaacaataagcaACTCTACACCAAATTCAGGCTTTAAGATAACGGCTACTGCTGCTTTTAGCTTTGTGATGTACTTTAGACACTCCTGTAGATAGCATGTCCTACAGTGACAGCAacaacataagcaagtctgcttGGGATTACTGATCAACTCAACATAGTTCAAGGTAATAGGGTGATGATTTAGCTgtagtttgcatgatgctagcTGGTAACTACAGGCAGGAATTTGCTATGaacttctattacttgttagcaatgttagcctagtagctccagtgcaaatatAAAGAAGCAAACACCAGGCCCTAAACACATCTAAACCGGTCAACTTGTTTTGGGTTAAGGGAGAAAttgtgtaaatcagatttttggccaaaatataaaaacaagcagaaatgTCAAAAGTGCCTTTGAGCCACTTAGCTGTACCAGAAAGGGCCTCACCATCACACAGATGTGGacgtttgatttgtttttacatttgtgCTAATTGCGTTAGGTAAGAAAGGGGGGCATTGTGGCCGAGCATAGTGGGCGCTTTGTGTGGAGAGCCACTGCGCTGAGCACTAAGAGTAACATTACTGAGTGGTCAGTATGAAGAAGAAACAGCCCTGTGCGAGGTGTTGATGACCTCAATGAACGGAACGTGAGCCTGCTCCATTTGTATGATGAAACACTGATGTTTCTCTCTCCATGGAGGAGTAATTCAGACGTGTGTGTGATGAAATGCAAGCTATTTTTGAGCACTCCCTCTGCTTGGCACAAGGTTTATATGAGTGGATGCCACGCCCATCCTTTCCAGCCTCCCTCCCCCTTACACTTAAAGTATCAAGCCTGAAGGAGCAGATACCCAAAGAGTCACCTCAGGCTTCAGCGAGCTCCCACACAAGTACATTAAACTATTTTTTCGGGATTTCTTTTTTGTGAGTTTTTCATTCTGTCTCAGATCATTTGTGGGATAACTCCTGGATTAACTGGCATCTCACTTACAGAAGAAATGGCCCTGCGACAGAACTCAGACAAAGAACCAATCATTGAGCTCTTCATAAAGGTCAGTAATAATTTTGAGTTTTTGAATCAGTCTATTTGCATAATAAAGAGAAActtgctttttgttttccacATTGCAACTAAATGAAGTTGTAACTCCAAAATGATGTAGTTACTTTCTCTCTAATGTATTTTCCCTTTTATTACTTGTCTGCAAGTTAGTTGTACACCTACAAAGTCAGTTAAATCTTTGCTTCCACTTTGAAAAGTGGTAATGTCAAGTCACacgctgtcagaagaaaactgtGCTGGCCAGGGAAAAACCATAAAAGACTATgcaaatgtaccctcaaaggtacaacatggTCCTTAAGGTCCATTGGTGTTCCTTGGTACTACATTCATTTTTCTACAAGAAAGGttcatatttgtactttttcatgacttttttaagaagttaaagcaaataaaaaagccTGTAGTCAATGTAACAGAGCACAACTATGTTCTCTAAGTAATGGTGCTGaaaatgtacccttgaggggaccaccccagtgatagttTTCTTCTGAGAGTGAAAGAACGAAACTCTCCTGACAAGAAAGTGTCACACATTACTGGCCAAGCAGTACTGAATAAGACTGCGCCTCATGCTGTGCTGAGATTTGTGGGCTTTTTTCAGCCCTTCAGTGTGTAAAGGGGCAGAAATCCTCTTTACGGGCAAACAGGGGCTTTGCTTCTCTGTCGTATGTTGTCGTAGTTACGTAAAGCTGTAACTCTTCGTGTAACTGTCCCAAACCCATCCCCTCTTCCGCTGTCTTTAtcataacacacacacctccagaGTCTTATCATCAAACTCGCACGCACAAACGGGGAGAGGGGTGCACACTGGAGACCCCCGGCCCCTTCCTGAGCTGGTCACACCCACACAGAGAgcacacatgtatatacatacagatCTTAGGAAAAAGGGCTCTTTGTAGTACCAGAAAAACAGTTCTGTGACTTATACTAACAGAAACCACATAACGGTTATTCATCATAGAGGACCATTTAGTCATACTCATGAGAGATTAGTCATGAGAAATTCAAATGCTTTTTTCGAGTTGTCCCAGTTTACTAATCCCTTGTAGAAAgtttttttaactaaaaaagTTTGATATTATATAAACATTGCAAAAGTTTCAAAAACGTGCCATGTACTGCCCAGTTCATGCGGTCTAAATGTATAAATTAAGCTTCGGAAATATAAATtagaattcagtgtttttgtgatgtcatgaataccaaaacatttgcatatttctttacatttacatatagtcCCGCCCACCCATGCTGAATTTATGAGTGTTTTAACCTAGACTGTTTTTTTATCAGGTCActacacagggcagccaatcagaacagatttcaactacatatatcagtcttgtTTCATTTGAAGAAATTAAGTAAGGTTTGAAAATTATCAAGTAAAGTGCATTATGtcttttttggtacataaaaccacacaaatgtcaaaaggggtcataaaaaaatatgaaaactgaAAGGGTCCAAACCGTAATTCCTCACCCTCATCACAACATAAGTTAGATTTTAGCTTTACACCTTCAAATGGTTCTTGGATGGTTCTAGAAAAATCCTTCACTTGGTAAGAGAGTcattgcattacattacatCCATTAACATTTGCACCATATAAAAAACATCCAATCCATTGAACCATCCATTGGAAGGAAGAACTAAAAGTGCTTCTACTATGGCTTCacagcaaagaaccctttcttgtatctttatttttaataataaagtcACTTTCCGACTCTAATTCCATCGTGTATTTTGCTGCCACTGACCTCTAATGTATCTCCACAACAGTGGAAAGGCACTTTTATCATCATGAgatattcacacaatgtaaagggcagctaaAAAACTTAAGATACATGGTTTTGATTTGACTGAGTTGATTTGCAATTCTTTGATAACAGTGTTCTGAAAAAACTGCCTGATACTATGAATAATGCCTCTCTGTGCCATTCACTgagtttgtttactttgttacttTTGGGACAGGTGTGCTTTGAGTGGACTGAAATCATTGTGCATGtgtactgtctctctcttcgaGACAATGCctgcttttcctttctttggATCAGGCCCTTTAAATAGCCACACCACCCAAGCATGCACACATGGCTATTTATGTCCTTTTCTTTAAGGATGGGAGTGGCAGGACAATATGCTGCGACTTATCAGGAGATGATAAATTAGGAATTAGGTGAAAGGATGAATTTCCTTCTGTACTGTgaactgtgaattattcaattCTAAAGTGTGAAATTCACTATTCTACCTTATTcaatattattcaataactactatgaaattaATGTAACTCTTTATCCTTTAGGTCTAAAGGGGTTAACGCTGTTGTGTGCAATAAGTGGAAGGTGTTATGAGTTGGGGGTGCTGaaatgtattgcagtgtataCCCGATGTACGCAAAGATGTCATGCAAAATGATTTACCACTTAATTTTCATCTGAATTATATTGTTGATGTTAATATGTGTCACAGTAACTGATTGTGTCACACCTGTGGCCAATCTACACTGTGAGATTCAACAGATTGTGTTGAAGATAACggtttaattaaattaatgttCTCAAAACATGGTACATTACTGCGTTTTTAAGCAAAAATAATATTTGGCTACTTTAGGGCACAGAAATAGCCTACAGTGCAACCACCTGCTTGCATTTTAGTGACACACCCCCTAAACGGCCTGTACAAatgctattttatgtttaatgttttattatttttttcaatatgttaaactcaaataaaaagGGTTCCTGCTTAAGGATCAGGATGTGTTTACCCATTTTCACTTAtaagatcaacaaaacatcatttaaccGTAGGTATTCATTACATTCAGATTATTGTAAAGttattgaaattatttttacCAGTTGTAGCTAAAGAATTCTGAAATCTGGGGTTACTGCGGCCACCTCAGATCCCCTCCTTACTTCTGACTGTGTTTGAGATGCAGTGAGGTGGGGCTGCCAGAGCATGATTTTCTGCTCCTCTGCTCTGTGGGCTGGGCCTTTGGCTCATAAGACTTTCAGCTTGGGCCATTACATAACTTGGAAACTAAGAACTGACCTCATTCCAATTCATATTTAACCAGTAAACTGGCTGCAGTGTTAACCATAGACTTCTGACTTCTTCCTGTGTTTTATGTCTCCAGGCGGGCCACGATGGAGAGAACGTGGGGAACTGCCCGTTCTGTCAGAGTCTTTTCATGGTGCTGTGGCTGAAGGGAGTCAAATTCACAGTGACCACAGTTGACATGAGGAAGTAAGTTCTGCCAGAAGACTAGAATATTTGGTTATGAAATATGTACTAACCCTCTGAAGCAAGATGAATTATTCTTGGTGCACAGAAGAAAGTAATGCATTGCATTTACTTGCCTCAGATATCAGTCCAAAGACAGAAAGTGATTTTCTTTTTGGTAGAGACTTTTTTCTAAAGGAGGCTGTTTCTTTACAAACTTCTGCAGGTTCACATacaaaatgtctttgtacaTGATCATCAGTGAACACAAGCTCACTGACACCACTGTAAGAACAACAGGCCCAGACTTTCCACCTCTGTGCAGTACActtagtgcagtctggttggaattcttctccaggctttctccACACAGTCTACCATCAGCGTTTCTCATTTGTTAAACATCAACTTAAAGAACTTCATTAAAGTTTACCAATGGTGAAACAGTTAAACTATCCATACATGTTATGCTCTGGGCCCTACATGGAGGATCTATGgcattttttgttatttgaaacTTTGTTTGCATTAAGCAAATAAAATCAGTTCATTCAGGCTGCTGCTAATTAGTGAGTCTTCGCTCCTGTCACGGCTAGGCGCTCCCACATCCGTGTGCTTTGCTTAATGAGTAACAAAGACTTTTGAAAGAGCCATTAATCTCCATCTGTCCCATTCAGAAACAGATGGTAGTGAGTGGACTGTGTGATTGTTCAACCTGTCCACACCCTGTACGACATATATTGACTACTCCAACTTTTGATGTGTAGGAAacctgaggagctgaaagaTTTAGCCCCAGGGACAAACCCTCCTTTCCTCTTATACAATGGTGCCCTAAAGACTGACTTCATTAAGATCGAAGAGTTTCTGGAGACAACCCTTGCCCCACCCAGGTATTGTGAACATACAGTTACTCTTCATTACAGTTTTAATCATgacattcatcattaaatatgaatatatcatttttgtaaTAGCTGCACAAAGTAAGTAAATACACACTAGTTTCGCAAGAGTTACTGAACTATCAGTGTCCGTGTACTTCATTGCAAACCTTTAAAAGTTCCTTGGCAGCACATCATGTTCTTCATCTGCTGGAAAGCCACAGTTAGCTTTAGACTTAGCACTTAGGAACTGGCTACTCTCATGagtctcactgtttctctcccGTCTTCAGATACCCTCACCTCAGTCCACTCAACAAGGAGTCGTTTGATGTGGGTGCTGACATTTTTGCCAAGTTTTCTGCTTTCATCAAGAACAGTCCAAACAACAGCAGTGAGTTATGCTAAGCTGTATCTTAATGGTCCAATATCAGTGCTCTGTTTAAACTTGCATATGTTTTAAATGTCATATTGGCTTAGAATGTACTGGTGTGCGTGAGGAGCACTATGTTGCCTTAATATGTAAAATTTGATGCTTCTTTCCAGTCAGAAAAACCACTAAAACATTGCATTCAGctttaaaaaatctgcagggatatttttccacacctctaaagtcttaagttgcattttctgtgttctcacgatccaagtaatctgaaattcagtgatgtttaggtctcTGGGGTGGGTCTACCAAGTCTTGCATGATTGTTAGCAGTCCAGATTTTTCCTATATCTTTTAATAACTTCACAACTCAAGTTTTGGAAACCTctgctttctccttccttatgcaagcaGCTTACTTATATCCAGTCTGATCAGagataaataacttgtactagATGGTTatcttgactggaaattaaataaatgaaagatggTCTCTGATATTtgcataatatttatttgttcatttcttgGCTTCACAGTACAAGAGCAGGCTTTGCTGAGGGAATTTAAACGACTGGACATCTATCTGAACACGCCGCTCCCAGAGGAGATTGACCACAACTCCAGAGAAAACATCACAGTCTCCAAGAGAAAGTATCTCGATGGCAACCGCCTGACTCTGGCAGACTGCAACTTGCTGCCCAAACTGCATGTGATCAAGGTGAGTCAGACACATTTATGTCAGTGCCAATAAGTAATCACCTGTCCTCGTTCCTGTGCACTTTAGCAGCCTATTAAATAAGCTACAAGAGctcatattattaaatattgcatttttaataagaaaaataGTTTGCTGTagtttgtactgttttctaaagtttcaaaaagtactatttacattctgcagtTCATGTATGGAAACAAGCCCCAATTAAACTGCTTTTGTGATGCCAAGAAAACCAACATACattatgtggccaaaagtatgtggacagccCTCCTACTTATTGAGTGTgggtgttttagccacaccctttgctaacagctgtataaaatcaagcacatagtcatgcaatctccatagacaaacactggcagtagaatgggtcatactgcaGAGCTCACTacctttaaatgtggcactgtcagaAAATTTGGCAGATACCAGGAGAATAccacctaccagaatgcatggTGCCAACAATATAGGTTGGAGGAGGGTTAATGGACTAGGGCTGTTTTGCAGAGTTTGGGCCTCTGGAGTTTCAGTGAAgagtgatgttaatgctactgCACACAAAGACATGTCAAATGATCAATACTTTTTGAGATAACAGACACCATCTTTCTGGTAACATTTTGAGGCAGTCACTTTcttgacatggtttgatgagtttggtgagAAGGATCTCCAGTGGTCTGCATGGAGCCCTGATCTTTACTCCACTGAACAATTTTGGGATGAAATTGAAATGTTGATTGGGAGGCCAGGCCTTtttgttcaacatcagtgcctgacctcacaaatgctcttttgactgaatgggcacaaattcccacaaacacactccaaagtTTTGCAGAAAGTGTTCCCAGAAGAGAGGAGGCTGTCATGGCCTCAAAGAGGGGTCAACTAGGTATTGATGACCAAGCTCGcacaggtgtgatggtcaggtgtccacatacctttggcaatataacGTTTCCATCTTTTCAGCCTTAAGCTGATTATCCTAATCTATACATGTTGAAGTttaaaggaatgtttcagcccaactgtttgaatgagacacagcagtctggaagagaggtcatttacattaacattcccttattagtcccacaacggggaaatttcacttccgcatttaacccatctgtgaaacaccacatacactctagtgagcacacacacactagggggcagtgagcacacttgcccagagcggtgagcagcccaatccgcagcgcccggggagcagttgggggttgggtgtcttgctcaaggacacctcagtcatgtgctgtcggctctggggatcaaaccggcgaccttccggtcacaaggctggatccctatcctccagcccacgactgccccaaatacaTATATCACTCAAGAAAAAGTAACAAAATGTTTGAATGTTAGGGACAAAGAGaacctgtaaaatgtaaatgttatgtaaaaatgtttttggcacataaatGCACAGAACTATTACATAacgttttataaaaaaaaaatggagaataTGAACCCATTGTATTGATCTATTAAGTACTGGGTGTCTGACAGCTAAAGCTCAGTATTGATTTCTCCAGAATGTATACtaaaaatgaaaccaaaagTTAAACCGAAAGAAAAATTCTGTCTCTTTTACTTTTCTATGATTTTGAAGGTTGCAGCCAAAAAGTACTGTCACTTTGAGATTCCTGCTGACTTCACTGGAGTACATCGCTACATGCAGAATGCTTATGAGAGGGAGGAGTTCAGCCAGACATGCCCTGCTGACATCGAGATTGAGAAAGCCTATCTGAGTGTGGCCAACAGGAGGTCATAGTCAGACACAGAGTGGGAACAACCTCTACACATGGGACGCGGAGGAGGCCATTCAGATTTATCTctgtaaatacatataaataaaagtgtttaaaagAGTACTCCAGATTTTCTGAACCGTGGCAGGTCGAATACCATTTCAGCATTCCCCAATACTTAACAATGGGACCCAAAACCCGAAAAAAAAGGACTTGAAAAGCACTTACAATAGAAGgcaatgggcagttgctgaagAAGGTTTTTTCTTTGTAAAGAAATGTAACCAAATTATTGTTGATGATAATTGAccatatgctacagatgcagcagaaaGATTGAAGAatactggagtattcctttaaagacACCAGTAGAGTCGATATGCAGAGTCATACTACAGTTAAGTTTTACTATATTCATTGTGCCTATGATCCCAAAGCCCAAAGCATAAAAATTGCTAATTAAAAGGGAATCGCTGGATAGCTGCCTAGTATTCCCTCAGCAGTAGGCCACATGTGCAATTAACTGTAGATCAAATGTGATTTGCTTTGTCcatagtgtatatatgtattttaatacacaggtaactactttttttctaaatgtctatGTATGTCTATTAAATCAGCTGTAAGCAAAGGTTTTGGTCTAATGACaggattttctaagtaaaaataaattaacacatcgtcctcagagaacacacttctggaCAGTAAtaatgcatgtatgtatatatatataaaaacacttaaaacacaACTTGCGTATAGAGCTCCATGACAAAACTGCAAAGCCAACAATGTCATGTACAAGATTCAGGTATCATATACTCAATGGTTGTTTTATAGGAAAGGTTATACTTGGTGCACAAACCAAATACATACACAGTACCACTGTTCAAGGAAAAAAGGTCAAACGTGTTtttgtttcacattttaatgaaaaataaagatcATTTCATACTTATCAACAactttgccatttcttttgccTGTTTACGTTTACAGATTTCTAAACAAAGACTGAAAGACAAGGAGATGGACCAGATTTTGCTAGAATAATCGTGTACACAGTGATGGTCTCAGACGTACATCCTAGATCCTTATTTTACAGAGTTCATCATTTTGCTTAAAAGCAAAGCCACGTTGAAGTTACTGTGCTGTGTGAATTCCTGTACACATTGTCACTGAGGCTGCTGGATTGGTATTTAATGGAGAAGATAAATAGTGATGTTTGTACAGAATGGGTGGAGTGGGCTGTTCCTCTGTAATTCCGAAGGGATCAGCTCTTAATTTGTTACACAGTACTTCCAGAAACAGGCTGTCAGGgaaagacaaacacagagcTTTAGTGGTCAGCATTGTATGCGTTCCGTACTGTTTCATTTCTGATGGATTGTAGGACTAATTCGAATATGAGCCTCTAACTCTGACGTGTAATTCTTATTTGGTGCTCCtaatgattataaacacaaattcTTTATGCACATTTCCGTTACATATGAGCACAGCATATGCACTGCAATCCGTGAGTGTAATAACACTAATCCTGCAGCTCCTCAGGAAGATGACTCTCACCTCTCTTGTTGGGTTTGGGTAAATTCTGCTCCGACCGCAGAAAGCCTTGAGAGCGCAGGTTATCTGCTGCTGCCAATTTCAACACGGCTGCTTTTAAGTCGTCCACCTATAAGCAGTTCAAttctattcaattcaattacaattatttaagaAATGATGcagaattatgaattattcttATAAATGCACCAACTGGAGGATCGATCAGTTCAAAAAGGTATTTCATGAGGGAACAAGCTGATTTTTTAACTGATTTtattcaagtaaaaaaaaaggaaagtaaatataaaatatttaaataaaagcaagaTTTTTCATCATTCAAAATCTCAGAATCAATAAAAAAATCGAGctatttttggatttttattttattaactttatctgcttaggctgctgcccccacgacccggacccggataagcggttgaggatggatcgttggatggatggaacttTATCTGA
Proteins encoded in this region:
- the clic2 gene encoding chloride intracellular channel protein 2, which encodes MALRQNSDKEPIIELFIKAGHDGENVGNCPFCQSLFMVLWLKGVKFTVTTVDMRKKPEELKDLAPGTNPPFLLYNGALKTDFIKIEEFLETTLAPPRYPHLSPLNKESFDVGADIFAKFSAFIKNSPNNSIQEQALLREFKRLDIYLNTPLPEEIDHNSRENITVSKRKYLDGNRLTLADCNLLPKLHVIKVAAKKYCHFEIPADFTGVHRYMQNAYEREEFSQTCPADIEIEKAYLSVANRRS